CGCCGATCGGCGTGTAGAGCGACTTGGGCACCGTCTGCTTGTTCAAGCCCTGCCACGCCAGACCCGCCGTCACCTGGTGCTGGATGCCGGCCGTCGTGAAGCTGCCTTCGAGCAGCGCCTGCGCCTGCTCGTAGGTCGCCGCGCCTTGCGCCTTGTTCAGGTAGACCGTGTAGTCGCCGGACTCGTTGAGCAGGCCCATCCACTGGCCCGAGTAGCGGCGGCGATCCTGGCTGCGGCTGACGTCCACCTTGGCCGTCCACGTCGGATCGATCTTCCACTGCAGGCCCGTGGACACGAAGAACACGTTGGAGTTGAAGAAGGTCGTGTCGTGCGCGTTCAGGTCCTTGCGGCCGCTCGGTGCCTTCGGGATCTGCGTGCCGGTGAAGTCGTCCAGGAAGAAGTCCTGCACGCCGCCCTGGACCCGACGTGATTGATAGATCGCGTCCGCGGTCCAGGTCAGCGACGAGGTGAGCCTGGCATCCACCGAAACCGAACCCGAGTTGCGCTGCACCTGCGCGCCGTTGTAGGTCTCGCCCTGCTCGTGCGTGAGGTTGAGGCGATAGCCGTAGCGATCGGCATCTCCGTCGCCGAAGCCGACGCGGCCGCCCGCGTCGACGTGCTCGCTGAAGACGCCGTCGGACCGGTAGCCCACGTCGACGCTCAGCAGCGGCTTGTCCGTCGGCTTCTTGGTGACGAAGTTGATGATGCCGCCCGGCGCGCCGAAGCCGTACATGAAGCCCGACGAGCCCTTGAGCAGCTGCACCGACTCGAAGGTCTCGATCGGCAGCTCGACCGTGGTCATGAAGAACGGCAGGCCGTTGATCTTGTAGCCGTTGTAATCGTCCAGCGGAATGCCGCGTACGTTGATCGAATACGCGTTGAATGAATACGTGTCGCCCAGCGACATCACCGACGCATCGTTGGCGAAGACCTTGCCCAGCGACTTCACCTGGCGCGCGTCGAGGTCCTCCGCATCGACCTGGCGGACGGAGAAGGGCGTCTCCAGTTCAGACCTGGCACCGAGCGCGCCGGCGCCCAGCGAGCGCGTGCGCGTGCCTTGCACCGTCACGGTGGAGAGCGCCGTGCCAGCGCTGCTGCTTGTCCCTGCGGCGCTGGAGGCGTCGGGCGTGTTCTGAGCG
This genomic stretch from Mitsuaria sp. 7 harbors:
- a CDS encoding TonB-dependent siderophore receptor, giving the protein MKAVSLAVASLLAGSFGTVGSASAQPGADVATGAQNTPDASSAAGTSSSAGTALSTVTVQGTRTRSLGAGALGARSELETPFSVRQVDAEDLDARQVKSLGKVFANDASVMSLGDTYSFNAYSINVRGIPLDDYNGYKINGLPFFMTTVELPIETFESVQLLKGSSGFMYGFGAPGGIINFVTKKPTDKPLLSVDVGYRSDGVFSEHVDAGGRVGFGDGDADRYGYRLNLTHEQGETYNGAQVQRNSGSVSVDARLTSSLTWTADAIYQSRRVQGGVQDFFLDDFTGTQIPKAPSGRKDLNAHDTTFFNSNVFFVSTGLQWKIDPTWTAKVDVSRSQDRRRYSGQWMGLLNESGDYTVYLNKAQGAATYEQAQALLEGSFTTAGIQHQVTAGLAWQGLNKQTVPKSLYTPIGDENLYQPITPLPWNGSYDDSLQYHNYHSAQKAVFASDTVAFSDQWSVLLGLRYSDYDQTSYNTAGAVTNQYKKTPVTPTVAVMFRPRADTLVYASYVEALEQGSTVGTTYANADEVLAPLKSKQYEVGAKHDGRGWGVTGALFEIDRGAEYANAQNYYVSNGQVRLRGAELNGYVNVDTGTRVTASAAYTTGTYRRTDPSLEGNRLEGIPKWQASVGVTQKVPGVDGLSANAEVHYFDGLTADASNKYRLPSYSLVNLGVSYQTRVASHPVTLRAGVDNVFNRNYWGFLASGYTFVGAPRTLGINAKIEL